The following coding sequences are from one Candidatus Tanganyikabacteria bacterium window:
- a CDS encoding PHB depolymerase family esterase — ALALAGCGVAPQAPLAERAAADLAARAGKATTGTHQGRAYRLFEPPGAAGKAVPLVVMLHGCGQGAAEIAEITRFDALAAREGFAVLYPEQSGAAHLNRCWRWFDPADQARGRGEPGSIRGMVDAVAAKRPLDRDAVYVSGLSAGGAMAGIVAAAYPDVFAAAGVAAGLEVRAAASEAGAWFAMSMGGPDPLRLAPQLVDAMGQNRRAMPVMAFHGTLDYVVKPVNGEQVVAQWRAVDDRILRETGGSVAERAETQSGQAPGGHRFERELYRDHAGRGLLERYAVAGMAHAWPGGASGHAFSDPAGPDATRLMWAFFKANRKV, encoded by the coding sequence GCGCTCGCCCTGGCCGGCTGCGGCGTCGCGCCCCAGGCGCCACTGGCTGAGCGGGCGGCCGCCGACCTGGCCGCACGGGCCGGCAAGGCCACCACCGGCACCCACCAGGGCCGGGCCTACAGACTCTTCGAGCCGCCGGGGGCCGCCGGCAAGGCCGTGCCCCTGGTGGTGATGCTCCACGGCTGCGGGCAGGGCGCGGCCGAGATTGCCGAGATCACGCGCTTCGACGCCCTGGCGGCCCGCGAGGGCTTCGCCGTGCTCTACCCCGAGCAATCCGGCGCCGCGCATCTCAATCGCTGCTGGCGCTGGTTCGATCCCGCCGATCAGGCGCGCGGGCGGGGCGAACCGGGGAGCATCCGCGGGATGGTCGACGCGGTCGCGGCCAAGCGCCCCCTGGATCGCGACGCGGTCTACGTCTCCGGCCTGTCGGCCGGCGGGGCGATGGCGGGCATCGTCGCGGCGGCCTATCCCGACGTCTTTGCCGCGGCCGGCGTGGCGGCGGGCCTGGAAGTGCGGGCCGCCGCGAGCGAGGCCGGGGCCTGGTTCGCGATGAGCATGGGCGGCCCCGATCCGCTGCGGCTGGCGCCGCAGCTCGTTGACGCCATGGGGCAAAACCGCCGGGCCATGCCGGTCATGGCGTTCCACGGAACGCTGGATTACGTGGTCAAGCCCGTCAACGGCGAACAGGTCGTGGCGCAGTGGCGCGCCGTCGACGATCGCATCCTGCGCGAGACCGGCGGGAGCGTGGCCGAACGGGCCGAGACGCAGAGCGGCCAGGCTCCCGGCGGCCACCGCTTCGAACGCGAGTTGTACCGCGACCACGCCGGGCGCGGTCTCCTGGAGCGCTACGCGGTCGCCGGAATGGCGCATGCCTGGCCAGGCGGCGCGTCCGGCCACGCTTTCAGCGATCCGGCCGGCCCGGACGCCACGCGCTTGATGTGGGCGTTCTTCAAGGCCAACCGCAAGGTGTAG
- a CDS encoding dual specificity protein phosphatase family protein, with product MGLSKVVAKPLAKAGRKAISRAPHAAARTSFKRYAGAVGKMGRDVLHVAGPQGMRVRRVSDKILRGAAPKNAKQFSRLVKFHKVTRIVSLLDKTNPKEIGLIRLERKLAREMNVQIRFVSMPFGVDPPKASIARFLKTVSSKGPGKTFIHCRLGRDRTGTMVAIYRMAREGVGPRKALAEMKAFGYNPAREPFLAYLGKFVQKFGALLR from the coding sequence GTGGGTCTAAGCAAGGTTGTCGCCAAGCCCCTTGCCAAGGCGGGGAGGAAGGCAATCTCGCGGGCGCCGCATGCCGCCGCCAGGACCTCCTTCAAGCGCTACGCCGGCGCCGTGGGCAAGATGGGCCGCGACGTCCTGCACGTGGCGGGGCCGCAGGGCATGCGCGTGCGGCGCGTGAGCGACAAGATTCTGCGCGGCGCGGCGCCGAAGAACGCCAAGCAGTTCAGCCGCCTGGTCAAGTTTCACAAGGTCACGCGCATCGTCAGCCTGCTGGACAAGACCAATCCGAAGGAAATCGGCCTCATCCGCCTCGAGCGGAAACTCGCTCGCGAGATGAACGTGCAGATCCGCTTCGTCTCGATGCCCTTCGGCGTGGATCCCCCCAAGGCCTCGATCGCCAGGTTCTTGAAGACCGTGTCGAGCAAGGGCCCCGGCAAGACCTTCATCCACTGCCGCCTCGGCCGCGATCGCACCGGCACGATGGTCGCCATCTACCGCATGGCCAGGGAGGGCGTCGGACCGCGCAAGGCCCTGGCCGAGATGAAGGCATTCGGCTACAACCCGGCCCGCGAGCCGTTCCTGGCCTACCTCGGCAAGTTCGTCCAGAAGTTCGGCGCCCTGTTGCGGTAG
- a CDS encoding 1-acyl-sn-glycerol-3-phosphate acyltransferase, whose translation MAVLFSAYAWIFAACFAAVGLPLIAALVAVLPRDRVWPRIGRIARAALAAIGIRARLEGGEHAVPGRRYIVMGNHVSFLDIFLFAATFPMPVIAVEKRENFRLPVYGWLVARWGNIPINREDRDEALRALAEARSRLETWDCALVVMPEGTRTKTGLMGPFKRGGFHLAVQTGTPILPFTFEGAYDVHPTGTYSFRPGEVVVRLHAPIDPAQFGPERLDDFIAAVREAISQGRALERL comes from the coding sequence ATGGCCGTGCTGTTTTCCGCCTACGCATGGATCTTCGCCGCGTGCTTCGCGGCGGTCGGCCTGCCGCTCATCGCCGCCCTCGTGGCGGTCCTGCCGCGTGACCGTGTCTGGCCTCGGATCGGGCGCATCGCCCGGGCGGCCCTGGCGGCGATCGGCATCCGTGCCCGCCTGGAAGGCGGCGAGCACGCCGTGCCGGGCCGCCGCTACATCGTGATGGGCAACCACGTGAGCTTCCTCGACATCTTCCTCTTCGCGGCGACGTTTCCCATGCCGGTGATCGCTGTCGAAAAGCGCGAGAATTTCCGGTTGCCTGTTTATGGTTGGCTCGTGGCGCGCTGGGGAAACATCCCCATCAACCGCGAGGACCGCGACGAGGCGTTGCGCGCCCTGGCCGAGGCGCGCTCGCGCCTGGAAACCTGGGACTGCGCGCTGGTGGTGATGCCCGAGGGCACGCGAACCAAGACCGGCCTCATGGGCCCCTTCAAGCGCGGCGGCTTCCATCTGGCGGTCCAGACCGGGACCCCTATCTTGCCGTTCACCTTCGAGGGAGCCTACGACGTGCATCCCACGGGGACCTATAGCTTTCGCCCCGGAGAGGTCGTCGTGCGCCTGCACGCGCCGATCGACCCGGCGCAGTTCGGCCCCGAACGCCTGGACGACTTCATCGCGGCTGTCCGGGAAGCGATCTCGCAAGGGCGCGCCCTCGAACGCCTATAA
- a CDS encoding beta-lactamase family protein, with translation MRCRLLVLAALALSGCAGPARREALAPGDRGALAARLEAFIARQMRDHRIESLSLAIVDGAGVVHEAGYGLADRDKGLAADAHTRYCVGSVTKLFTAAAVARLAEDGRVDLDRPLGEYLPEFKMRSRFPGAQAPTLRAVLAHQGGLPTDRLAGIFGKAPGRYQDLPLLLREDYLSTPPWTVTAYSNVGYTLLGNVVESVTGVPYPQYISRTLLSPLGMHRSNFDPARPAPARPYHEGAAAWEPRLRDVPAGGLYTTSHDLGRFLRMVLGGGELGGKRVLSEAMLAEMLRPQNTGVPLDFDLRVGLAWHLLPADGGGRLFAHAGKTINYVALAGFDPRARVGVAVMSSSRSALGQLEAIAREALALARETSGPGAEPGAAPSDRAGASSGDPPGGAPGGTSATAAGHPPGAEAGHPPATETGDPAADLAVHQGAYATVAGLARLEARGNTLRFRAAGLEGEALPGPDGAFELRLLLLGFIPWQPAELSAVRGGFADVAGRHVLVGTSRGMRVYAGERIAPVDIPEAWRARVGRYAAAVPEGDYPLFRGFELAEEAGFLVWRVTPLETPQVATLPLLPVDAGAAVLAGSGRNLGETVRAEHGPTGEELHYSGYRLIRQAM, from the coding sequence ATGCGGTGCCGCCTCCTCGTTCTCGCCGCACTGGCGCTGTCTGGTTGCGCCGGCCCGGCGCGGCGCGAGGCCCTGGCCCCGGGCGACCGCGGCGCCCTCGCAGCGCGCCTGGAGGCCTTCATCGCCCGGCAGATGCGCGATCACCGCATCGAAAGCCTCTCGCTGGCGATTGTGGACGGCGCTGGGGTCGTGCACGAAGCGGGCTACGGCCTGGCCGATCGCGACAAGGGTCTGGCCGCCGACGCGCACACCCGGTACTGCGTAGGCTCGGTGACCAAGCTTTTCACCGCCGCCGCGGTGGCGCGCCTGGCCGAAGACGGGCGCGTGGACCTGGATCGGCCGCTCGGCGAGTACCTGCCCGAGTTCAAGATGCGCTCGCGGTTTCCGGGCGCCCAGGCGCCCACGTTGCGCGCCGTGCTGGCGCACCAGGGCGGCCTGCCGACCGATCGGCTGGCCGGCATTTTCGGCAAGGCGCCGGGGCGGTACCAGGACCTCCCCCTCCTGCTGCGCGAGGATTACCTGTCCACGCCGCCGTGGACCGTCACGGCATACTCCAACGTCGGTTACACGCTGCTGGGCAACGTCGTCGAAAGCGTCACCGGCGTCCCGTACCCGCAGTACATCTCGCGCACGCTGCTCTCGCCGCTTGGCATGCACCGCAGCAACTTCGATCCGGCCCGCCCGGCGCCGGCGCGCCCCTACCATGAAGGCGCGGCGGCCTGGGAGCCCCGGTTGCGCGACGTGCCGGCCGGCGGGCTCTACACCACCTCCCACGACCTGGGCCGCTTCCTCCGGATGGTGCTGGGCGGCGGCGAACTGGGAGGCAAGCGGGTGCTTTCCGAGGCCATGCTGGCCGAGATGCTGCGGCCGCAGAATACCGGCGTGCCGCTCGACTTCGACCTGCGGGTGGGCCTGGCATGGCACCTGCTGCCGGCCGACGGCGGGGGCCGCCTGTTTGCCCATGCGGGCAAGACCATCAACTACGTGGCCCTGGCGGGCTTCGATCCCCGGGCGCGGGTGGGCGTGGCCGTCATGTCCAGTTCGCGATCCGCTCTTGGCCAGCTGGAGGCTATCGCCCGCGAGGCGCTCGCGCTGGCGCGGGAGACCAGCGGACCCGGCGCGGAGCCGGGCGCGGCGCCGAGCGACCGGGCGGGCGCGTCCTCCGGCGATCCGCCCGGTGGCGCGCCGGGAGGTACGAGCGCAACCGCGGCCGGCCATCCGCCCGGTGCCGAGGCCGGCCATCCGCCCGCGACCGAGACCGGCGATCCGGCGGCCGACCTGGCGGTGCACCAGGGCGCCTATGCCACGGTGGCGGGCCTGGCGCGGCTCGAGGCCCGCGGCAATACCCTCCGCTTCCGCGCCGCCGGCCTGGAAGGCGAGGCCCTGCCCGGGCCGGACGGCGCGTTCGAGCTCCGGCTGCTCCTCTTGGGGTTCATTCCCTGGCAACCCGCGGAACTTTCTGCGGTGCGGGGCGGCTTCGCCGACGTCGCCGGCCGCCACGTCCTGGTCGGCACCTCCCGGGGCATGCGCGTGTACGCGGGCGAACGCATCGCGCCGGTGGACATACCGGAGGCCTGGCGGGCGCGGGTGGGGCGCTATGCCGCCGCGGTCCCGGAAGGTGACTACCCGCTGTTCAGGGGCTTCGAACTGGCCGAGGAGGCCGGCTTCCTGGTCTGGCGGGTCACGCCGCTGGAAACGCCGCAGGTCGCCACCCTGCCCCTGCTGCCCGTGGACGCCGGCGCCGCCGTCCTGGCCGGGTCCGGCCGCAATCTGGGCGAGACGGTGCGGGCCGAGCACGGGCCCACGGGCGAGGAACTGCATTACAGCGGCTATCGTCTGATCCGGCAGGCGATGTGA
- a CDS encoding ABC transporter ATP-binding protein encodes MPAAITTESLGKTFRTPFGRTQQAVSALDLDVPEGTIFGLLGPNGAGKTTTILMLLGILHPSGGRYSLFGHPMGAVAARARVGYLPEKFQLPGFLAAKEFLRFQGRLHGLGGKLLEQRCDELLGRVGLADQAGSPISAFSKGMQQRLGLAQALLNDPDLVILDEPTSALDPVGRMDVRALIEDLKRRGKSVLLNSHILSDVERVCDRVAILRKGRLEKQGPIAALAEGGVALHMRVGNWTAELAARLGALGRDLEVTVAAGIAEGQLAIGSEDRVPVIADAIQEAGGRIFALTPGRESLEDVFVRVMREES; translated from the coding sequence ATGCCTGCCGCCATCACGACCGAGTCCCTGGGGAAGACCTTCCGCACGCCATTCGGGCGCACGCAGCAGGCGGTGAGCGCGCTCGACCTGGATGTCCCCGAAGGCACCATCTTCGGCTTGCTGGGCCCCAACGGCGCCGGCAAGACCACGACCATCCTGATGCTCCTGGGCATCCTGCACCCCAGCGGCGGCCGCTACAGCCTGTTCGGCCACCCGATGGGGGCCGTCGCCGCCCGCGCCCGGGTCGGTTACCTCCCCGAGAAGTTCCAGCTTCCGGGCTTCCTCGCGGCCAAGGAGTTCCTGCGCTTCCAGGGGCGCCTCCACGGCCTGGGCGGCAAGCTTCTCGAGCAACGCTGCGACGAGTTGCTCGGCCGGGTGGGTCTGGCCGATCAGGCCGGCAGCCCGATAAGCGCGTTCTCGAAGGGCATGCAGCAGCGCCTCGGGCTGGCGCAGGCCTTGCTGAACGATCCCGACCTGGTGATCCTCGACGAACCGACCTCGGCGCTCGATCCGGTCGGGCGGATGGACGTGCGGGCCCTGATCGAGGATCTCAAGCGGCGCGGCAAATCGGTCCTGCTCAATTCGCACATCCTGTCGGATGTCGAACGCGTCTGCGATCGCGTCGCCATACTGCGCAAGGGGCGCCTGGAGAAGCAGGGGCCGATCGCGGCGCTGGCGGAAGGCGGCGTGGCGCTGCACATGCGGGTCGGCAACTGGACCGCCGAACTGGCGGCCAGGCTCGGGGCGCTTGGCCGCGACCTGGAGGTGACCGTCGCCGCCGGCATCGCGGAAGGGCAACTCGCCATCGGCTCGGAGGATCGGGTGCCGGTGATCGCCGACGCGATCCAGGAAGCCGGCGGGCGCATCTTCGCCCTCACTCCCGGCCGCGAGAGCCTGGAGGACGTCTTCGTCCGCGTCATGAGGGAAGAGTCATGA
- a CDS encoding ABC transporter permease produces the protein MRVLAVAHLTLVELWRQRTQWGFILLGLIMTIPGFLPLDGLKVNGSAPGGRALAEGFLNFAQFVAVFLAISAASGLVSQDLERGTGLLLLSKPLARWQILLGKLLGAGCFMTLAWLAWGLVAGGAIGLRLGDDLFAPTVLAFAASAGTSWLLVAFCLGLSCVLPANAVMGLGVMAWIVSVAAPQVAGLIEGSYPILARLLRTLGEVLPAEKLSDLATRAITGEAPQARHLAPLLLIGFWWVVATTVFARRDLATSA, from the coding sequence ATGAGGGTGCTCGCGGTCGCCCACCTCACGCTCGTCGAACTCTGGCGGCAGCGCACCCAGTGGGGCTTCATCCTGCTCGGGCTGATCATGACGATCCCCGGCTTCCTGCCGCTGGACGGCCTCAAGGTCAACGGCTCGGCGCCCGGCGGGCGGGCCCTGGCCGAAGGCTTCCTGAACTTCGCGCAGTTCGTGGCCGTCTTCCTGGCCATCTCGGCGGCCAGTGGCCTGGTCTCGCAGGATCTCGAACGGGGGACCGGCCTGCTGCTCCTGTCCAAGCCCCTGGCGCGCTGGCAGATCCTCCTGGGGAAACTGCTCGGCGCCGGCTGTTTCATGACGCTCGCCTGGCTCGCCTGGGGGCTCGTGGCAGGCGGCGCCATCGGCCTGCGCCTCGGCGATGACCTCTTCGCGCCGACGGTCCTCGCGTTTGCCGCGTCGGCCGGGACTTCCTGGCTGCTGGTGGCGTTCTGCCTAGGCCTCTCGTGCGTCCTGCCGGCCAACGCCGTGATGGGCCTGGGCGTCATGGCGTGGATCGTGTCGGTCGCGGCGCCCCAGGTGGCCGGCCTCATCGAGGGGAGCTACCCGATCCTGGCGCGCCTGTTGCGCACGCTGGGCGAGGTCCTGCCGGCGGAGAAGCTCTCTGACCTGGCCACGCGGGCGATCACCGGCGAGGCCCCACAAGCCCGGCACCTGGCGCCGCTCCTGCTCATCGGTTTCTGGTGGGTGGTCGCCACGACGGTCTTCGCTCGCCGCGACCTGGCGACGAGCGCCTGA
- a CDS encoding DUF1232 domain-containing protein, which produces MRLADVAKSLKTELRIYRAVLADPRAPRLARLLLALAVGYVLLPFDLIPDFIPLIGHLDDLIVVPALVILAVRLLPPGLLAEWREKLGG; this is translated from the coding sequence ATGCGTCTAGCCGACGTCGCGAAGAGCCTGAAGACCGAACTGCGGATCTACCGGGCCGTGCTTGCCGACCCTCGTGCGCCGCGCCTCGCGCGCCTCCTTCTGGCCCTGGCCGTCGGCTACGTGTTGCTGCCTTTCGACCTGATTCCCGACTTCATCCCGCTGATCGGCCACCTGGACGATCTGATCGTCGTGCCCGCCCTCGTGATCCTGGCCGTACGCCTGCTCCCGCCGGGCCTCCTGGCCGAGTGGCGCGAGAAACTCGGCGGCTGA
- a CDS encoding DUF438 domain-containing protein — MTRRWFEYLMDDHAMTERVIDGLEKVLGGETPPARELVADAAEYFSSYADECHNRKEEEHLFPRMESHGVPRYGGPLAVMLAEHDRAKDLLADLRAAAARYAADGEGLSEFKAVFRDYAALLKDHYWKENDILYPLATRVLGPGEEDAIIAGIGATEERLGEGGKARYVALAERIATAGDVKDLAHGLDRDVLAALLNTLPVEISFVDATDEVRYFSHEKHDKIFPRSRSSIGVKVQNCHPPKSVHLVNRILADFKAGQRDDAEFWIDFRGRKVHIRYFAVRDEGGTYLGCMETVQDITRIQGLTGEHRLLDDRQAGEPAATY; from the coding sequence TTGACCCGACGCTGGTTCGAGTACCTCATGGACGATCACGCCATGACCGAGCGCGTGATCGACGGGTTGGAGAAGGTGCTCGGGGGCGAGACGCCGCCGGCCCGCGAACTCGTGGCCGACGCCGCCGAGTACTTCTCGAGCTACGCCGACGAATGCCACAACCGCAAGGAAGAAGAGCACCTCTTCCCGCGCATGGAGAGCCACGGCGTCCCCCGGTACGGCGGCCCCCTGGCCGTGATGCTGGCGGAGCACGATCGCGCCAAGGATCTGCTTGCGGATCTGCGGGCCGCGGCGGCGCGGTACGCGGCGGACGGCGAGGGCCTCTCCGAGTTCAAGGCGGTGTTCCGCGACTACGCCGCCCTGCTCAAGGACCACTACTGGAAGGAAAACGACATCCTGTATCCGCTCGCCACGCGGGTGCTGGGGCCCGGCGAGGAAGACGCCATCATCGCGGGCATCGGGGCGACCGAGGAGCGGCTGGGCGAGGGCGGCAAGGCCCGCTACGTGGCCCTGGCCGAGCGCATCGCGACCGCGGGCGACGTGAAGGATCTCGCGCATGGCCTCGACCGGGACGTCCTGGCCGCCCTGCTCAATACCTTGCCGGTCGAGATCTCCTTCGTGGATGCCACCGACGAGGTGCGCTACTTCAGCCACGAGAAGCACGACAAGATCTTCCCGCGCAGCCGCAGTTCCATCGGCGTGAAGGTCCAGAACTGCCATCCGCCCAAGAGCGTGCACCTGGTGAACCGCATCCTGGCCGACTTCAAGGCCGGCCAGCGCGACGACGCCGAGTTCTGGATCGACTTTCGCGGCCGGAAGGTCCACATCCGCTACTTCGCCGTCCGCGACGAAGGGGGGACGTACCTGGGCTGCATGGAGACCGTGCAGGACATCACTCGCATCCAGGGCCTGACCGGCGAGCACCGCCTCCTGGACGATCGGCAGGCCGGCGAGCCCGCGGCGACTTACTGA
- a CDS encoding DMT family transporter, whose protein sequence is MWRNLGPLASSEPPARALSPTVRGILWMLVASTFFALMGAAGKAAAAELPAIEVAFFRSFLSFLLIAACAGAQRWDLRVGDRPRMALRALAGTVSLVAYFWALSVMPLAEALLLAHTSPIFTALFAWWLLGEKPTRRSVAGLVLALVGVALLLRPGTAVFGAGGAVALLGAASAGLAYTQVRTLKEEPTWGIVFWFMLVAWAATLPAMAPTFVMPTHPGIWAALAGAGFTATLAQGAMTRSYRLAPAGTASIASLGTVLVATVIGVVAFGEVPGPATWAGGVLILAGTWVAASR, encoded by the coding sequence ATGTGGCGCAACCTGGGCCCGCTGGCTAGCTCCGAGCCCCCGGCACGGGCCCTCTCCCCGACCGTGCGCGGCATCCTCTGGATGCTCGTGGCGTCGACGTTCTTCGCCTTGATGGGAGCAGCCGGCAAGGCGGCCGCGGCCGAACTCCCGGCCATCGAGGTGGCGTTCTTCAGGAGCTTCCTGTCCTTCTTGCTGATCGCCGCGTGCGCGGGCGCGCAGCGCTGGGACCTGCGGGTGGGCGACAGGCCGCGGATGGCCCTGCGGGCTCTGGCCGGCACCGTCAGCCTGGTCGCCTACTTCTGGGCGCTGTCGGTCATGCCGCTGGCCGAGGCATTGCTGCTCGCGCACACTTCCCCGATCTTCACGGCGCTGTTCGCCTGGTGGCTCCTGGGAGAGAAGCCGACGCGGCGTTCGGTCGCGGGGTTGGTCCTCGCGCTGGTGGGCGTGGCGTTGCTCCTGCGGCCCGGGACGGCGGTCTTCGGCGCCGGCGGCGCCGTGGCCTTGCTGGGCGCCGCCAGCGCCGGCCTCGCCTACACGCAGGTGCGGACGCTAAAGGAGGAGCCGACGTGGGGCATCGTGTTCTGGTTCATGCTGGTCGCATGGGCCGCCACGCTGCCGGCCATGGCGCCGACCTTCGTGATGCCGACCCACCCCGGGATCTGGGCTGCTCTCGCCGGAGCGGGGTTCACCGCGACCCTCGCGCAGGGAGCGATGACCAGGTCCTACCGCCTGGCGCCGGCCGGCACGGCGTCCATCGCGTCGCTGGGCACCGTTCTCGTGGCCACGGTGATCGGCGTGGTGGCCTTCGGCGAAGTGCCGGGGCCGGCCACGTGGGCTGGCGGCGTCCTGATACTGGCCGGGACGTGGGTGGCGGCCTCGCGCTGA
- a CDS encoding CopG family transcriptional regulator: protein MRRTNIYLDDDVLVVLKHLAAHKGQGITVSDLVREAIGQYLARQDLRSWSDRLGSHMARVWAKLPSIPPDEIEADVTAARAEARRARRR, encoded by the coding sequence ATGCGAAGGACCAATATCTACCTCGACGACGATGTGCTCGTCGTCCTCAAGCACCTGGCGGCGCACAAGGGCCAGGGCATCACGGTGTCCGATCTCGTCCGAGAGGCAATCGGCCAGTATCTGGCTCGCCAAGACTTGCGTTCCTGGTCCGATCGCTTGGGCAGCCACATGGCTAGGGTCTGGGCCAAGCTCCCGAGCATCCCGCCGGACGAGATCGAGGCCGATGTGACGGCGGCCCGGGCGGAAGCGAGACGTGCGCGCCGTCGTTGA
- a CDS encoding putative toxin-antitoxin system toxin component, PIN family, producing MRAVVDASVWVSARLNPKGYPAKVPQAYWKGLYTLVICEEALAEVGGVLSRPRIARKYGVTAGDVRTFVELLRDGAEIVAVQGTVRVGRDPDDYPLVEAAVVGGADFVVSRDEDLTRDPDVRRYLENKGIGVLTVRQFLELLAR from the coding sequence GTGCGCGCCGTCGTTGACGCGAGCGTCTGGGTTTCTGCGCGACTGAATCCGAAGGGCTACCCGGCCAAGGTGCCCCAAGCGTACTGGAAGGGCCTGTATACGCTTGTCATCTGCGAAGAGGCCCTGGCCGAGGTCGGCGGCGTCCTCTCGCGGCCGCGCATCGCAAGAAAATACGGTGTCACGGCCGGCGACGTGCGTACTTTCGTCGAGTTGCTTCGCGACGGGGCCGAGATCGTGGCTGTTCAGGGAACCGTCCGGGTCGGACGGGATCCGGACGACTACCCGCTCGTGGAGGCTGCCGTGGTCGGCGGCGCGGATTTCGTCGTCAGCAGGGACGAAGACTTAACCCGCGATCCCGACGTGCGCCGGTACCTGGAAAACAAGGGCATCGGGGTACTGACGGTCCGGCAGTTCTTGGAGCTTCTCGCCCGATGA